The following are encoded together in the Osmerus eperlanus chromosome 18, fOsmEpe2.1, whole genome shotgun sequence genome:
- the patl1 gene encoding protein PAT1 homolog 1 isoform X3: MFRFQSLDEDCTLEEEVGPVEEEDEIDQFNDDTFGAGAIDDDWQEEHKRLAELDQRVWDGLGGGGMGGGGGGGGVGMGGGGGGGERGAGDASSMHLPPPAGHLPSSIPPLLSSSSSLPPPGLEERGGGDFAESLARLILGADPAITGVGPAGPDCSRGLPPMLLHPQLPPPGGSLGPHHLSLLSYQQQQQHLRRPTPPMQQVNSHSIWENSMGFGPVSITPVLGTHMEDSPLMSIIKEVGLPKRPPPMRNDEGRDLSERVPPPRSSSPVIGSPPVRAVPIGTPPKQPMSHALNHQIHHPTAVHVRAPVQHRYPPPFPDRLSPNTLLNIAASKFSCVSFQNSPLCRPPFPGGVGPVLSQIQRAQMLNAQVAGFPRGGPPPPMLPGGGGFRPFFGQPLHRLGPPHPPLPNHTPIRHNTTHLHPQHRRMLTQRMQSRGGGGVRVGDRRSRDPYSNLMTQREKEWVAKIQMMQLQSTDPYLDDYYYQNYYEKMERRQERDRDSSRKEHSTKLITPQVAKLEHTYRPVQFAGSLGKLTVSSVNNPRKMIDAVVTTRTDDEEKREKQVWNKRRQILYTVEKMYSLLLEVQDFEKRFLQTPDEQREALIEQHKSNTMQLSSSLREKEWEDRVSDEQCLMIMSVRKGKRLISRLLPFLPQPQAAAVVMAIARNMPALAKKDKQDQALCWLVEPVAIVIQSLSSPALTDVLQELQGTEGQLASVLQNKFGVTLLYLILSKGERMQSSDPNCQLMDDNRWTELVFSVTRELLNVPSSSLSPPLFTPPNLLSLFSRYVDRQRLELLQDKLQITALSR; the protein is encoded by the exons TCCCTGGATGAGGACTgcaccctggaggaggaggttggcccagtagaggaggaagatgagatcGACCAGTTCAACGACGACACATTTGGTGCCGGCGCCATCG ATGACGACTGGCAGGAGGAGCACAAACGCCTCGCTGAGCTCGACCAGCGTGTGTGGGACGgtttaggaggaggagggatgggcggaggaggaggaggaggtggtgtagggatgggaggaggtggaggaggaggagaaagaggagccgGGGACGCCTCCTCGAtgcatctccctcctcctgcaggccacctcccctcctccattccccctctcctctcctcctcctcctctctgcctcccccgggcctagaggagcgaggggggggcgACTTCGCAGAGTCCCTGGCCAGGCTCATCCTCGGGGCGGACCCGGCCATCACCGGCGTGGGGCCGGCCGGTCCCGACTGCTCCAGGGGCCTGCCGCccatgctcctccacccccagctgcccccccccggGGGCTCCCTAGggccccaccacctctccctcctcagctaccagcagcagcagcagcaccttCGCAGACCCACCCCCCCCATGCAGCAG gtgAACTCTCACAGTATCTGGGAGAACAGCATGGGCTTCGGTCCGGTCAGCATCACCCCTGTCCTGGGCACTCACATGGAG gACAGTCCTCTCATGTCCATCATCAAGGAGGTGGGGCTTCCCAAGCGGCCTCCTCCAATGAGGAATGATGAGGGGCGGGACTTGTCTGAGAGGGTCCCTCCTCCACGCTCGTCCTCTCCTGTGATAGGTAGCCCACCTGTGAGGGCTGTGCCTATCGGGACTCCGCCCAAACAGCCAATGAGTCATGCCCTAAACCATCAG atccACCACCCAACTGCGGTTCATGTGCGAGCCCCGGTCCAGCATCgctaccctcctcccttcccagaCCGCCTCTCCCCCAACACCCTGCTCAACATCGCT GCTTCTAAGTTCTCCTGTGTCTCGTTCCAGAACTCCCCCCTGTGCCGCCCCCCGTTCCCCGGGGGCGTGGGGCCGGTTCTGTCCCAGATCCAGAGAGCTCAGATGCTCAACGCTCAG gtggCAGGGTTTCCCAGGGGGGGCCCTCCACCTCCCATGTTACCAGGCGGGGGGGGATTCAGACCGTTCTTCGGCCAGCCGCTCCACCGCCTGGGCCCGCCCCACCCTCCGCTCCCCAACCACACCCCCATCAGACACAACACCACCCACCTGCACCCCCAGCACCGACGCATGCTCACCCAGAGgatgcagagcagaggaggagg aggggtgagggtgggagacAGGCGGAGCAGGGACCCTTACAGTAACCTGAtgacccagagagagaaggagtgggtCGCCAAGATTCAGATGATGCAGCTGCAGAGCACTGACCCCTACCTGGACGATTACTACTACCAG aactaCTATGAGAAGATGGagcggaggcaggagagagacagagacagcagcagGAAGGAGCACAGCACCAAGCTGATCACCCCTCAGGTGGCCAAGCTGGAGCACACCTACAGACcag tgcagTTTGCAGGCTCGCTGGGTAAGCTGACGGTCTCCAGCGTCAACAACCCCCGCAAGATGATCGACGCCGTGGTAACCACACGCACGGATGACGAG gagaagagggagaagcagGTGTGGAACAAGAGACGACAGATCCTCTACACTGTGGAGAAG atgtacagcctgctgctggaggtgcAGGACTTTGAGAAGCGCTTCCTGCAGACTCCAGATGAGCAGCGGGAGGCTCTGATAGAGCAACACAAGAGCAACACAatgcagctctcctcctccctcagagagaaggagtgggaAGACAg AGTGAGTGATGAACAGTGTCTGATGATCATGTCCGTCAGGAAGGGGAAACGCCTCatctccaggctcctccccttcctgccccagccccaggccgcCGCCGTTGTCATGGCGATAGCCCGCAACATGCCCGCCCTGGCCAAGAAGGACAAGCAGGACCAg gCGCTCTGCTGGTTGGTGGAGCCGGTTGCCATAGTTATCCAGTCCCTGTCAAGCCCCGCCCTCACGGACGTGCTGCAGGAGCTGCAGGGCACTGAGGGACAGCTGGCCTCCGTCCTGCagaacaag tttGGAGTGACGTTACTGTACCTTATCCTcagtaagggagagaggatgcagAGCTCAGACCCCAACTGTCAACTCATGGACGACAACCGATG gaCTGAGCTGGTGTTCTCTGTGACCAGGGAGCTGCTAAacgtgccctcctcctccctgtctccccctctcttcacccctcccaACCTGCTGTCGCTCTTCTCTCGCTACGTCGACCGTCAGAGACTGGAGCTGCTGCAGGACAAGCTACA gATTACTGCGTTGTCCAGGTAG
- the patl1 gene encoding protein PAT1 homolog 1 isoform X1: MFRFQSLDEDCTLEEEVGPVEEEDEIDQFNDDTFGAGAIDDDWQEEHKRLAELDQRVWDGLGGGGMGGGGGGGGVGMGGGGGGGERGAGDASSMHLPPPAGHLPSSIPPLLSSSSSLPPPGLEERGGGDFAESLARLILGADPAITGVGPAGPDCSRGLPPMLLHPQLPPPGGSLGPHHLSLLSYQQQQQHLRRPTPPMQQVNSHSIWENSMGFGPVSITPVLGTHMEDSPLMSIIKEVGLPKRPPPMRNDEGRDLSERVPPPRSSSPVIGSPPVRAVPIGTPPKQPMSHALNHQIHHPTAVHVRAPVQHRYPPPFPDRLSPNTLLNIAASKFSCVSFQNSPLCRPPFPGGVGPVLSQIQRAQMLNAQVAGFPRGGPPPPMLPGGGGFRPFFGQPLHRLGPPHPPLPNHTPIRHNTTHLHPQHRRMLTQRMQSRGGGDRGVRVGDRRSRDPYSNLMTQREKEWVAKIQMMQLQSTDPYLDDYYYQNYYEKMERRQERDRDSSRKEHSTKLITPQVAKLEHTYRPVQFAGSLGKLTVSSVNNPRKMIDAVVTTRTDDEEKREKQVWNKRRQILYTVEKMYSLLLEVQDFEKRFLQTPDEQREALIEQHKSNTMQLSSSLREKEWEDRVSDEQCLMIMSVRKGKRLISRLLPFLPQPQAAAVVMAIARNMPALAKKDKQDQALCWLVEPVAIVIQSLSSPALTDVLQELQGTEGQLASVLQNKFGVTLLYLILSKGERMQSSDPNCQLMDDNRWTELVFSVTRELLNVPSSSLSPPLFTPPNLLSLFSRYVDRQRLELLQDKLQITALSR, translated from the exons TCCCTGGATGAGGACTgcaccctggaggaggaggttggcccagtagaggaggaagatgagatcGACCAGTTCAACGACGACACATTTGGTGCCGGCGCCATCG ATGACGACTGGCAGGAGGAGCACAAACGCCTCGCTGAGCTCGACCAGCGTGTGTGGGACGgtttaggaggaggagggatgggcggaggaggaggaggaggtggtgtagggatgggaggaggtggaggaggaggagaaagaggagccgGGGACGCCTCCTCGAtgcatctccctcctcctgcaggccacctcccctcctccattccccctctcctctcctcctcctcctctctgcctcccccgggcctagaggagcgaggggggggcgACTTCGCAGAGTCCCTGGCCAGGCTCATCCTCGGGGCGGACCCGGCCATCACCGGCGTGGGGCCGGCCGGTCCCGACTGCTCCAGGGGCCTGCCGCccatgctcctccacccccagctgcccccccccggGGGCTCCCTAGggccccaccacctctccctcctcagctaccagcagcagcagcagcaccttCGCAGACCCACCCCCCCCATGCAGCAG gtgAACTCTCACAGTATCTGGGAGAACAGCATGGGCTTCGGTCCGGTCAGCATCACCCCTGTCCTGGGCACTCACATGGAG gACAGTCCTCTCATGTCCATCATCAAGGAGGTGGGGCTTCCCAAGCGGCCTCCTCCAATGAGGAATGATGAGGGGCGGGACTTGTCTGAGAGGGTCCCTCCTCCACGCTCGTCCTCTCCTGTGATAGGTAGCCCACCTGTGAGGGCTGTGCCTATCGGGACTCCGCCCAAACAGCCAATGAGTCATGCCCTAAACCATCAG atccACCACCCAACTGCGGTTCATGTGCGAGCCCCGGTCCAGCATCgctaccctcctcccttcccagaCCGCCTCTCCCCCAACACCCTGCTCAACATCGCT GCTTCTAAGTTCTCCTGTGTCTCGTTCCAGAACTCCCCCCTGTGCCGCCCCCCGTTCCCCGGGGGCGTGGGGCCGGTTCTGTCCCAGATCCAGAGAGCTCAGATGCTCAACGCTCAG gtggCAGGGTTTCCCAGGGGGGGCCCTCCACCTCCCATGTTACCAGGCGGGGGGGGATTCAGACCGTTCTTCGGCCAGCCGCTCCACCGCCTGGGCCCGCCCCACCCTCCGCTCCCCAACCACACCCCCATCAGACACAACACCACCCACCTGCACCCCCAGCACCGACGCATGCTCACCCAGAGgatgcagagcagaggaggagg ggacagaggggtgagggtgggagacAGGCGGAGCAGGGACCCTTACAGTAACCTGAtgacccagagagagaaggagtgggtCGCCAAGATTCAGATGATGCAGCTGCAGAGCACTGACCCCTACCTGGACGATTACTACTACCAG aactaCTATGAGAAGATGGagcggaggcaggagagagacagagacagcagcagGAAGGAGCACAGCACCAAGCTGATCACCCCTCAGGTGGCCAAGCTGGAGCACACCTACAGACcag tgcagTTTGCAGGCTCGCTGGGTAAGCTGACGGTCTCCAGCGTCAACAACCCCCGCAAGATGATCGACGCCGTGGTAACCACACGCACGGATGACGAG gagaagagggagaagcagGTGTGGAACAAGAGACGACAGATCCTCTACACTGTGGAGAAG atgtacagcctgctgctggaggtgcAGGACTTTGAGAAGCGCTTCCTGCAGACTCCAGATGAGCAGCGGGAGGCTCTGATAGAGCAACACAAGAGCAACACAatgcagctctcctcctccctcagagagaaggagtgggaAGACAg AGTGAGTGATGAACAGTGTCTGATGATCATGTCCGTCAGGAAGGGGAAACGCCTCatctccaggctcctccccttcctgccccagccccaggccgcCGCCGTTGTCATGGCGATAGCCCGCAACATGCCCGCCCTGGCCAAGAAGGACAAGCAGGACCAg gCGCTCTGCTGGTTGGTGGAGCCGGTTGCCATAGTTATCCAGTCCCTGTCAAGCCCCGCCCTCACGGACGTGCTGCAGGAGCTGCAGGGCACTGAGGGACAGCTGGCCTCCGTCCTGCagaacaag tttGGAGTGACGTTACTGTACCTTATCCTcagtaagggagagaggatgcagAGCTCAGACCCCAACTGTCAACTCATGGACGACAACCGATG gaCTGAGCTGGTGTTCTCTGTGACCAGGGAGCTGCTAAacgtgccctcctcctccctgtctccccctctcttcacccctcccaACCTGCTGTCGCTCTTCTCTCGCTACGTCGACCGTCAGAGACTGGAGCTGCTGCAGGACAAGCTACA gATTACTGCGTTGTCCAGGTAG
- the patl1 gene encoding protein PAT1 homolog 1 isoform X4, with protein MFRFQSLDEDCTLEEEVGPVEEEDEIDQFNDDTFGAGAIDDDWQEEHKRLAELDQRVWDGLGGGGMGGGGGGGGVGMGGGGGGGERGAGDASSMHLPPPAGHLPSSIPPLLSSSSSLPPPGLEERGGGDFAESLARLILGADPAITGVGPAGPDCSRGLPPMLLHPQLPPPGGSLGPHHLSLLSYQQQQQHLRRPTPPMQQVNSHSIWENSMGFGPVSITPVLGTHMEDSPLMSIIKEVGLPKRPPPMRNDEGRDLSERVPPPRSSSPVIGSPPVRAVPIGTPPKQPMSHALNHQIHHPTAVHVRAPVQHRYPPPFPDRLSPNTLLNIANSPLCRPPFPGGVGPVLSQIQRAQMLNAQVAGFPRGGPPPPMLPGGGGFRPFFGQPLHRLGPPHPPLPNHTPIRHNTTHLHPQHRRMLTQRMQSRGGGDRGVRVGDRRSRDPYSNLMTQREKEWVAKIQMMQLQSTDPYLDDYYYQNYYEKMERRQERDRDSSRKEHSTKLITPQVAKLEHTYRPVQFAGSLGKLTVSSVNNPRKMIDAVVTTRTDDEEKREKQVWNKRRQILYTVEKMYSLLLEVQDFEKRFLQTPDEQREALIEQHKSNTMQLSSSLREKEWEDRVSDEQCLMIMSVRKGKRLISRLLPFLPQPQAAAVVMAIARNMPALAKKDKQDQALCWLVEPVAIVIQSLSSPALTDVLQELQGTEGQLASVLQNKFGVTLLYLILSKGERMQSSDPNCQLMDDNRWTELVFSVTRELLNVPSSSLSPPLFTPPNLLSLFSRYVDRQRLELLQDKLQITALSR; from the exons TCCCTGGATGAGGACTgcaccctggaggaggaggttggcccagtagaggaggaagatgagatcGACCAGTTCAACGACGACACATTTGGTGCCGGCGCCATCG ATGACGACTGGCAGGAGGAGCACAAACGCCTCGCTGAGCTCGACCAGCGTGTGTGGGACGgtttaggaggaggagggatgggcggaggaggaggaggaggtggtgtagggatgggaggaggtggaggaggaggagaaagaggagccgGGGACGCCTCCTCGAtgcatctccctcctcctgcaggccacctcccctcctccattccccctctcctctcctcctcctcctctctgcctcccccgggcctagaggagcgaggggggggcgACTTCGCAGAGTCCCTGGCCAGGCTCATCCTCGGGGCGGACCCGGCCATCACCGGCGTGGGGCCGGCCGGTCCCGACTGCTCCAGGGGCCTGCCGCccatgctcctccacccccagctgcccccccccggGGGCTCCCTAGggccccaccacctctccctcctcagctaccagcagcagcagcagcaccttCGCAGACCCACCCCCCCCATGCAGCAG gtgAACTCTCACAGTATCTGGGAGAACAGCATGGGCTTCGGTCCGGTCAGCATCACCCCTGTCCTGGGCACTCACATGGAG gACAGTCCTCTCATGTCCATCATCAAGGAGGTGGGGCTTCCCAAGCGGCCTCCTCCAATGAGGAATGATGAGGGGCGGGACTTGTCTGAGAGGGTCCCTCCTCCACGCTCGTCCTCTCCTGTGATAGGTAGCCCACCTGTGAGGGCTGTGCCTATCGGGACTCCGCCCAAACAGCCAATGAGTCATGCCCTAAACCATCAG atccACCACCCAACTGCGGTTCATGTGCGAGCCCCGGTCCAGCATCgctaccctcctcccttcccagaCCGCCTCTCCCCCAACACCCTGCTCAACATCGCT AACTCCCCCCTGTGCCGCCCCCCGTTCCCCGGGGGCGTGGGGCCGGTTCTGTCCCAGATCCAGAGAGCTCAGATGCTCAACGCTCAG gtggCAGGGTTTCCCAGGGGGGGCCCTCCACCTCCCATGTTACCAGGCGGGGGGGGATTCAGACCGTTCTTCGGCCAGCCGCTCCACCGCCTGGGCCCGCCCCACCCTCCGCTCCCCAACCACACCCCCATCAGACACAACACCACCCACCTGCACCCCCAGCACCGACGCATGCTCACCCAGAGgatgcagagcagaggaggagg ggacagaggggtgagggtgggagacAGGCGGAGCAGGGACCCTTACAGTAACCTGAtgacccagagagagaaggagtgggtCGCCAAGATTCAGATGATGCAGCTGCAGAGCACTGACCCCTACCTGGACGATTACTACTACCAG aactaCTATGAGAAGATGGagcggaggcaggagagagacagagacagcagcagGAAGGAGCACAGCACCAAGCTGATCACCCCTCAGGTGGCCAAGCTGGAGCACACCTACAGACcag tgcagTTTGCAGGCTCGCTGGGTAAGCTGACGGTCTCCAGCGTCAACAACCCCCGCAAGATGATCGACGCCGTGGTAACCACACGCACGGATGACGAG gagaagagggagaagcagGTGTGGAACAAGAGACGACAGATCCTCTACACTGTGGAGAAG atgtacagcctgctgctggaggtgcAGGACTTTGAGAAGCGCTTCCTGCAGACTCCAGATGAGCAGCGGGAGGCTCTGATAGAGCAACACAAGAGCAACACAatgcagctctcctcctccctcagagagaaggagtgggaAGACAg AGTGAGTGATGAACAGTGTCTGATGATCATGTCCGTCAGGAAGGGGAAACGCCTCatctccaggctcctccccttcctgccccagccccaggccgcCGCCGTTGTCATGGCGATAGCCCGCAACATGCCCGCCCTGGCCAAGAAGGACAAGCAGGACCAg gCGCTCTGCTGGTTGGTGGAGCCGGTTGCCATAGTTATCCAGTCCCTGTCAAGCCCCGCCCTCACGGACGTGCTGCAGGAGCTGCAGGGCACTGAGGGACAGCTGGCCTCCGTCCTGCagaacaag tttGGAGTGACGTTACTGTACCTTATCCTcagtaagggagagaggatgcagAGCTCAGACCCCAACTGTCAACTCATGGACGACAACCGATG gaCTGAGCTGGTGTTCTCTGTGACCAGGGAGCTGCTAAacgtgccctcctcctccctgtctccccctctcttcacccctcccaACCTGCTGTCGCTCTTCTCTCGCTACGTCGACCGTCAGAGACTGGAGCTGCTGCAGGACAAGCTACA gATTACTGCGTTGTCCAGGTAG
- the patl1 gene encoding protein PAT1 homolog 1 isoform X2 produces the protein MNSVNSLDEDCTLEEEVGPVEEEDEIDQFNDDTFGAGAIDDDWQEEHKRLAELDQRVWDGLGGGGMGGGGGGGGVGMGGGGGGGERGAGDASSMHLPPPAGHLPSSIPPLLSSSSSLPPPGLEERGGGDFAESLARLILGADPAITGVGPAGPDCSRGLPPMLLHPQLPPPGGSLGPHHLSLLSYQQQQQHLRRPTPPMQQVNSHSIWENSMGFGPVSITPVLGTHMEDSPLMSIIKEVGLPKRPPPMRNDEGRDLSERVPPPRSSSPVIGSPPVRAVPIGTPPKQPMSHALNHQIHHPTAVHVRAPVQHRYPPPFPDRLSPNTLLNIAASKFSCVSFQNSPLCRPPFPGGVGPVLSQIQRAQMLNAQVAGFPRGGPPPPMLPGGGGFRPFFGQPLHRLGPPHPPLPNHTPIRHNTTHLHPQHRRMLTQRMQSRGGGDRGVRVGDRRSRDPYSNLMTQREKEWVAKIQMMQLQSTDPYLDDYYYQNYYEKMERRQERDRDSSRKEHSTKLITPQVAKLEHTYRPVQFAGSLGKLTVSSVNNPRKMIDAVVTTRTDDEEKREKQVWNKRRQILYTVEKMYSLLLEVQDFEKRFLQTPDEQREALIEQHKSNTMQLSSSLREKEWEDRVSDEQCLMIMSVRKGKRLISRLLPFLPQPQAAAVVMAIARNMPALAKKDKQDQALCWLVEPVAIVIQSLSSPALTDVLQELQGTEGQLASVLQNKFGVTLLYLILSKGERMQSSDPNCQLMDDNRWTELVFSVTRELLNVPSSSLSPPLFTPPNLLSLFSRYVDRQRLELLQDKLQITALSR, from the exons ATGAATAGTGTCAAT TCCCTGGATGAGGACTgcaccctggaggaggaggttggcccagtagaggaggaagatgagatcGACCAGTTCAACGACGACACATTTGGTGCCGGCGCCATCG ATGACGACTGGCAGGAGGAGCACAAACGCCTCGCTGAGCTCGACCAGCGTGTGTGGGACGgtttaggaggaggagggatgggcggaggaggaggaggaggtggtgtagggatgggaggaggtggaggaggaggagaaagaggagccgGGGACGCCTCCTCGAtgcatctccctcctcctgcaggccacctcccctcctccattccccctctcctctcctcctcctcctctctgcctcccccgggcctagaggagcgaggggggggcgACTTCGCAGAGTCCCTGGCCAGGCTCATCCTCGGGGCGGACCCGGCCATCACCGGCGTGGGGCCGGCCGGTCCCGACTGCTCCAGGGGCCTGCCGCccatgctcctccacccccagctgcccccccccggGGGCTCCCTAGggccccaccacctctccctcctcagctaccagcagcagcagcagcaccttCGCAGACCCACCCCCCCCATGCAGCAG gtgAACTCTCACAGTATCTGGGAGAACAGCATGGGCTTCGGTCCGGTCAGCATCACCCCTGTCCTGGGCACTCACATGGAG gACAGTCCTCTCATGTCCATCATCAAGGAGGTGGGGCTTCCCAAGCGGCCTCCTCCAATGAGGAATGATGAGGGGCGGGACTTGTCTGAGAGGGTCCCTCCTCCACGCTCGTCCTCTCCTGTGATAGGTAGCCCACCTGTGAGGGCTGTGCCTATCGGGACTCCGCCCAAACAGCCAATGAGTCATGCCCTAAACCATCAG atccACCACCCAACTGCGGTTCATGTGCGAGCCCCGGTCCAGCATCgctaccctcctcccttcccagaCCGCCTCTCCCCCAACACCCTGCTCAACATCGCT GCTTCTAAGTTCTCCTGTGTCTCGTTCCAGAACTCCCCCCTGTGCCGCCCCCCGTTCCCCGGGGGCGTGGGGCCGGTTCTGTCCCAGATCCAGAGAGCTCAGATGCTCAACGCTCAG gtggCAGGGTTTCCCAGGGGGGGCCCTCCACCTCCCATGTTACCAGGCGGGGGGGGATTCAGACCGTTCTTCGGCCAGCCGCTCCACCGCCTGGGCCCGCCCCACCCTCCGCTCCCCAACCACACCCCCATCAGACACAACACCACCCACCTGCACCCCCAGCACCGACGCATGCTCACCCAGAGgatgcagagcagaggaggagg ggacagaggggtgagggtgggagacAGGCGGAGCAGGGACCCTTACAGTAACCTGAtgacccagagagagaaggagtgggtCGCCAAGATTCAGATGATGCAGCTGCAGAGCACTGACCCCTACCTGGACGATTACTACTACCAG aactaCTATGAGAAGATGGagcggaggcaggagagagacagagacagcagcagGAAGGAGCACAGCACCAAGCTGATCACCCCTCAGGTGGCCAAGCTGGAGCACACCTACAGACcag tgcagTTTGCAGGCTCGCTGGGTAAGCTGACGGTCTCCAGCGTCAACAACCCCCGCAAGATGATCGACGCCGTGGTAACCACACGCACGGATGACGAG gagaagagggagaagcagGTGTGGAACAAGAGACGACAGATCCTCTACACTGTGGAGAAG atgtacagcctgctgctggaggtgcAGGACTTTGAGAAGCGCTTCCTGCAGACTCCAGATGAGCAGCGGGAGGCTCTGATAGAGCAACACAAGAGCAACACAatgcagctctcctcctccctcagagagaaggagtgggaAGACAg AGTGAGTGATGAACAGTGTCTGATGATCATGTCCGTCAGGAAGGGGAAACGCCTCatctccaggctcctccccttcctgccccagccccaggccgcCGCCGTTGTCATGGCGATAGCCCGCAACATGCCCGCCCTGGCCAAGAAGGACAAGCAGGACCAg gCGCTCTGCTGGTTGGTGGAGCCGGTTGCCATAGTTATCCAGTCCCTGTCAAGCCCCGCCCTCACGGACGTGCTGCAGGAGCTGCAGGGCACTGAGGGACAGCTGGCCTCCGTCCTGCagaacaag tttGGAGTGACGTTACTGTACCTTATCCTcagtaagggagagaggatgcagAGCTCAGACCCCAACTGTCAACTCATGGACGACAACCGATG gaCTGAGCTGGTGTTCTCTGTGACCAGGGAGCTGCTAAacgtgccctcctcctccctgtctccccctctcttcacccctcccaACCTGCTGTCGCTCTTCTCTCGCTACGTCGACCGTCAGAGACTGGAGCTGCTGCAGGACAAGCTACA gATTACTGCGTTGTCCAGGTAG
- the smc5 gene encoding structural maintenance of chromosomes protein 5, with the protein MGGYLGERGGAVKEAELRGEANGETRLLERCKGLMRRAREICNMDPGQTVVPPELHTAFSQLPKTLDEIDAMLNEERSRADCFTGLSENVVDEYNRREQEIRTLEAELTETSSSLDTYRQTISEAKERWLNPLKQLVEQINERFSDFFRSMQCAGEVDLHSENEEEYDKYGIRIRVKFRSSTQLHELTAHHQSGGERSVSTMLYLMALQELNRCPFRVVDEINQGMDPVNERRVFDIVVRTACRGTTSQYFFITPKLLQNLNYADEMTILTVYNGPRMLPPNRYDHRAFIRRALRRKQSNP; encoded by the exons ATGGGGGGTTatctgggggagaggggcggggcggTGAAGGAGGCGGAGTTACGCGGCGAGGCGAACGGCGAG ACTCGTCTGTTGGAGCGATGCAAGGGCCTGATGAGGAGGGCCAGGGAGATCTGCAACATGGACCCTGGTCAGACAGTGGTTCCCCCGGAGCTTCACACG GCCTTCAGCCAGCTGCCAAAGACCCTGGACGAGATCGACGCCATGCTGAACGAGGAGCGCTCCAGGGCAGACTGCTTTACCGGCCTCAGCGAGAac gtGGTGGATGAGTAcaacaggagagagcaggaaatCAGGACTCTGGAGGCAGAGCTGACCGAGACAAGCAGCTCCCTGGACACCTACAGACAGACCatctcagag gcgaaGGAGCGCTGGCTGAACCCTCTGAAGCAGCTGGTGGAGCAGATCAACGAGAGGTTCAGTGATTTCTTCCGTTCCATGCAGTGTGCTGGCGAGGTGGACCTGCACTCTGAGAACGag gaggaGTATGATAAGTACGGGATCCGTATCAGGGTGAAGTTCCGCAGCAGCACCCAGCTGCACGAGCTCACGGCGCACCACCAGAGTGGAGGGGAGCGTAGCGTCTCCACCATGCTGTACCTCATGGCCCTGCAGGAACTCAACCGCTGCCCCTTCAGGGTGGTGGACGAGATCAACCAg GGTATGGATCCTGTGAACGAAAGGAGAGTGTTTGATATTGTGGTGCGGACAGCATGCAGAGGAACCACCTCACAGTACTTCTTTATCACGccaaag ctcCTACAGAACTTGAACTATGCAGATGAGATGACCATCCTGACCGTGTACAACGGTCCTCGGATGCTCCCTCCTAACAGATACGACCACAGAGCCTTCATCAGGCGGGCGCTCCGGCGCAAGCAGTCCAACCCCTGA